The Amycolatopsis sp. DG1A-15b genome contains the following window.
TCTGAGAGGCCACGAGAAAGACCCTGCGACGGCGTTGTCGTACGCCGAAGTGTTGAGAGTCCACCGTCCGATAAGCCCAGTTCCAGCCATTCTCGTCAAGCCACTCGGTGATGTGGCGGATCGGTGCCCCAGCATGGAGCGTCAACATATTGGGGACGTTTTCCAGGACCAGCCATGTCGGTGATGAATCAGCAACCAGACGAAAGACCTCGCGGATGAGCCCCGACTCGCCGCCTGTGATTCCCGCCGTCCGGCCGACCTGGCTCAGATCGGTGCAGGGGAAGCCCGCGGTCACCACATCACAATCAGGCAAGACTTCGAGTTCGCGGATATCACCTACAACAGGTGCTTCGAACCGTCGCCGGAGGGTGGTGGCCGCAGGCTCCCAGTACTCACACAGCAACTGAGTCTCGATCCCCGCCCTAGACAGTCCGAGTTCGAGCCCACCGATACCTGAAAACAGCCCCACTGACCTCACAGGAACATCCTCGAGTGATTTGAGGGAAGAAGCAAGGCACCGCTCCGCTGCTACTCGATCTTCGGGAAGGTTGCCCTGATGACTGCCATAAGCTCTCGCGCAGTCGACTCATCGATCTGCAGCGACTGACTACTCTTCGGACCGCTACGCCGACTGTCCGATCCGAAGGTCGTCAGGTGCAGGAGCCGCGTGCCGTCCGCTGCCGTGATCACCTGATGGAAGCAGTCTACCTCGGTGGGATGCGCCTTGACGTTCTGTGTGCCCTTCTCGAAGCTCCTCAGCCGCGCCATCTCCGTCCTCCTCCTTGCTGTCAGTCCAGGTCGACCAGCACGCCGTACTGGTGCAGCAGCTCCAGGCGCTCGCGCAGGCCGGTGGAGATCGCGATATCGGTGCTCAGTAAACCGCACTCAAGGCTGCGTTCGGCGGCTGCCTTGGAGAAGTTGGCGCTGGTGACCAGGGCCTCACGGTCGTCGACTGTGATCAATTTGGCGTGCTGGACGGCGTAGGTGTCGTTCGCGGGCTGCTCGAGCGTCCAGATCTGCGCCCCAGCAAGCATATCGGAGATCATCTCCGCTGTATCACGACGTTGGGCAGTGTCGACCACGACCGTGACGTCGACGCCGCGCTTGAGCGCGTTTCGCAGCGCGACCAGGTGCGGGGAACCCCAGCTGGCCGAATATGTCGCGGCATACACCGAACCTTCTGCCCGGTTGATGAGGTCGAGGGCAGCCTTGGTCGTGCGCCCTTCGGCACCAGGCACGTCGCGAGGGTTCGTCCACACGATGTCTGGGCGCGCGACCCGCGGAACCGCCGCTATGCCTTCGAGCGCCGCGACAGCGCAGTCAACATCAGCATCGCTGCCCACTAGCTCCCGTAGCAGCACCTTCACTTCGACCTGGTTGACGCGGTAGGCTTTCTTCGCCGCGAGGTTCGGGCGGCGGCGCTGCCGGAGATCGGCCGCGATGCGCCCAGCTTCCTCCGACGTGAGTAGCTCCCCCAACCGTGCGATCGCAGGCACCTCAGCGCACCTCGACCAGGCGCTCGAACAGTCCGGGAGTCTTGACCTTCGGATCCTCCACGAGCCTGAGCAACATGCGCCGGTCGAGGAACCGGTTGGTCCGCTCGCAGCTGGTTTCGCTGAGGAAGAGACAGAAGTGGCAGGCGGCTCCGTGGAGGAACTCCTCCTTTCCCTCGGGCACTCGGTGACCGCAGATCGGATCCGACGAACAGCGCAGTCCTCGACGGAGTGCCTTTGCAGTCAAGTCTTCGAGCTTGTCTGGCTTGGCAAGCTCCACAAGGCCGCCGAGCGTTCCCTCACTGTCGGACGCTGTTGTGCTGATCAGCAGCCCCGCGGCGGGCAGGTGATCATCGTCGCCCTTCCACGCATAGATCCGCTCGGTGAGGCTCGCCGACCCATAGCCACTCGACATTGCCGCCTCTCGGATCAGCAGGTGCGACAAGGTGTGGATTGCCCAGTAGCGCGGCGGCGGAAACCGATCGTCAGGGTCGAGGGCGTCCGCCGTCCTACTGGTGCGACGCCTGAAGTTGAGTCGGTGTGCCTCCTTGAACCGGCACCACACCCTCAGATTCTCGATTGATTCTTCCCATGGGGCGATCACGGACTCGTCGAAGCGCAGGAAGACCCCCTCGCCCCGATCTTCGGTGGCGGGTACCCAGGTTGGCCTCCCGTTCCGCGTCAACGGCGCGACCCTCTCCCGTGCATCGTCCATCCGGTCGAGTGCGTCGATGCGGGTGAAGCCGATGAAAGCATTGACTTTTTTCAACTTCTCTACCGCAACGGTCTCGACGACGACGTCCGCCAACAGCTCAGGGACGTCGCGACGTACGGCGCGGAAGTCGGCCATACCGGAGTGACGGGTGTACTTCTGCTCGTCGGTCAGGACTGCCCATTCAGGACCGAGAATCGTCCTCGGATCAGCACGCTTCTCGGGTAACGTGGCCTCGTTGGGCAACGAATCGCCCCGGGCGAGCCGCACAGCCTGCCACAGCACGTCGTCGGGAACATCGTCGAACACGTCGGTCTGGGCGATGCTCGACGCCATCATCCGAAACATGCCGATGGCCGATGCATCCTGCGGGCCATCCAAAGCGACTTTGGGTAGGGCGCGCAAGTCGGGTGCGATCTCCTCCGGCGTCGCGGCTTCTTCACGCGGCAGTGCCAGCAGGCTCAGTGTGGAGGGGAACCACTGGTTGGCCGCTCCGAGCATCATCAGACGGCCTTGGTGCTCACATGGATAGAACGCATCGAGATGCGCATGGCGTCCGCGGCAATACGGGAGCTTGTCTTCCGCTGCGCGCCCGGTCGCTTCCCGCATACCACGCCGATAGTCGCAGGAGAGGCACATGAGCTGGACGTCCGGACCGATGTTGCTCTTCCACTCCCGCATACGAAGCTGCGGGAATGCGTCGCCGCTCGCGCACGTGCGACCACGATGTACCCAGGCGACGTATGGGAACTCGTCGAGGTGGCCAGCGACGCATGCGATCAGGTATCTCGCTGGAACGACGGCCTGGTCAGAGCCACCTCCCTTGCCCTGGAATCCCTTACATTTCTTATGCACGAACTTCGCTTGGTCAGGTCGGTAGCGGTTGGTGTTCTGGTAGGCGAACAGTTCGTGTGAGACTGGCGCGAGCAGCCCGCAGCCGGTGCAGCGGAGCCATTGCGGGAAGATGCGACTGGGTATGCCGAGGTCGACGGCGTCGCTGCCGGCATAGTCCTTCTCCTCTGGAGCCCACGGCGGTTTGCGGAGCTCGCTAACCTGGCCACCGAGGTGGGAACGGACGAGTTCCAGGAGACGCCTCTCGAGGATTACGTCGATGATCGGGCGGCGGGCGTAGATCCGATCCCAGGCCTCAAGGCCGTGTGGCATCACGGCGAGGTGGGGCAGGTCGATGGTGGCACCGATGCCGTTGGTGTAAAGCATCGCGGATGGGCGGATTGAGCCGACACGTGCGCGGTTCTTAGGGTTGTTCTGCTCGACGTCCCCACCCGGGTCCAACTCGGCGGTACCGACGGTGACCGGTTCGCGTACGACGACGAGCCCGTCGTCCGCGGTCTGCTGAGTCACTGCGAAACCTCCTCAGGGAACTCCCACTCCGGTCGGTCCGGTGGCTCCTTGAAGGCAAGCCGCTCGAGGCTGGGGCTCACCAACAAGTTGATCTCGGGCTGGACCTCGCGCATGGAGTTGGCGACGACGAACACCCGGTCGGCCTGCTTGGGCAACTTGGTTTCAGGACTGATCAGTAGCGGCCAGCCAACCTTATTCTGTGGTCGGCGCTCGTAGAACAATTGTCCATTGGCCTCCGCGGCCTTGTCGTGCCAGCGGTCGAGCCGCTGCAGTAGCTTGAGTCGCATCCGATCGGCAGCCTCGGGCGTGTCCGCCGCCGGGCCCGCGCGGTGAACCAGCTGCTCGACCAAGTTCTGCACCCTCGGCATCTCGCTGGGGAGCTGTCCGGCGCCACCTTCCGCGGACAGCGATCGTTGACTGACCCGTGCGACACTGACGAGCACGCCCATCAGGCCCCTCTCCATCGCAGTGTCGGAGTACGGCGTGACGCTGAGGGCCTCGACCTGAGCATAGAAGGTTTCGTGGTAGTGCCGGAACTGTTCGAAGTGAGCCATGTCGCGCGGCCGCGACCAGTTCGCCAGCGACACTACGAGCCCGGGCTTCTTCGCGTCACGGCCGACCCGTGAGGATGCTTGGATATATTCCGCGGTGTTCTTCGGCTGCCCCACGACGAGCATCAGACCCAGCCGAGGCACATCGACGCCAACCTGCAGCATCGAGGTGGCGAGGACCACATCGTAGGGCTTCTCCCCCCACGGCGGCGGTGTCTTCCCGGCTTTCTTTGCGTCGGCGACCGCCGCTCGGTGCTCCGCTCGGCCCTGTGTGCTCCACCGGCGACTGAACGGTCGTGACAGCTTGTCGAGAGTCTTGGAGATGTCCTCAGCTGAGATGCGCGAGGTCAGCTCGCCAATCTCCAATCCTTCGCGGTCGGTTGTGCGGCGCGGAAACGGCTCCGTGTTACCCGTGACACGAATGGTGACGTCGTCGTCGAGGTAGCGCCGCATACCGGCTAGCTCGCGGACAGCGGAAAAGTAACCGACGGTCGTCAGGTAAGGGTCGGCAGCATCGCCGTGAGTGTCCAGCAGCTTCTGCCCGGCGAGCAGCAGTACTTCGGCGAGCCGGATCTCGGCAAGGGTGAGCCGGATGCCGTGGGCGCATACGCCGAGATACTTCCGACCGGGGGCACCGTCGGAGACCGGCTTCTCCTCGGAGAAGTAGGTGTAGCGGACGTCAAGCACCTGAGGCGGAAACACGTCGACTCCCCGACCGTAGAGCGCTTCGACCTGCCGGTCGGCATTGGCGACGGTCGCGGTGGAGGCGACTACAAGCGGGCGGATCATCACGCCCTCGCGAGAGTAAGACGACAGCAGGTCGACGGCGTTTTCGAAGACGCCGACAGCAGTGCCGAGCGCACCCGTGATGAGGTGCAGCTCGTCCTGGATGATCAGATCCGGTGGACGGAGTCGGTCGACCTTCTGCATGACGACCTTCGGGAGCTTGCCCTTCATATTGTGTGATTGCGCTTGCCCGCACCCGCCGCGGGCGTCGCGATGCCGGTAGCCGTGCCGGGAACACCACTCGTCGACGTACCCGAACAGGCTGGCCGCCTCGCCTTCGCGGGCGAGGCGCGCGAACTTGTCGACCGTGGCGAGGAGAAAGGTAGGCGGGTTGCGGTAGATCTCGTCATCGACAGTGGTGATGGGAAGTGCACCGTCGGCGTCGCCGTCGACGGAGAACGCACAGTCGCCGCGCTTGTGGTCACCGCAGTAGACCCGCACTCGTTCGGTATTGGGGTCGGCGACGACGTCACGCTTGGGATCGATCTTGGTGCCGCACCAGGGACAGCGCTGGAGTTGTAAAACCGTGAGACCGTGGGCACGCCACGAGTTCTCGCCGCGGGCTTCGATTACCTGGCGCTCGGCATCCTTGTAGCGTTTGGGGCTGACAGCCGAACCCACCCAGAGGCCGATACTAAATGGCTTCTCGCCCCAGGTCACAGCGTCCTCTTGTCGGATCAGCTCAGCGGCGCATACAAGCGCAGCAGCGCGCTGGAACTGCTGTGAGGTGAGGAGGCGCAGCGTGTAGCGCATGAGGACGGCGACGCCATCGCCCCCATCGAGCATACCGTCGTCGGTCTCGACCTTGCCTTGCAACCGCCGGATCGCGAAGGTATATGCCGCGAGTCCGAGATAGGCTTCCGTTTTGCCACCGCCGGTCGGAAAGAACAGCAATTCGACGTTGGCCGCGCCACCGCTGCGGTAGGGATGCGCCGGATCGGTGAGAGCCGGCAGCTGCAGCAGTACAAACGCGAGCTGGAACGGTCGCCAAGACGCAACCGACGGGTCGTCAGGCTCCCGCGCGATCAGTTCGGCGAGGACGTCGTTGATCTTTTTGGATTCGTCGCTGGCCCGGGCTGCGGCAACCTGGCTGTGGATGCGCTGGTCGCGCATGGCTCGGTTCATGAACTGGAACGCTTGCAGGGCTTGCTGGTCATTTTTCAGAAGTTCCATGCCTTCGCGGAGCCGCTCCGCGACGACCTCGGCCTCCCCGATCGCGTCTTCAGCAGTCTCCCGCAGGTGCTCTGGCAACTCGTTGTCCGCGATGGCCTGCTGTCCGGCGAGCCAAGCAGAGTACCCGTCGATCAACGGCCCGAATGCCGCCTCGGCGCCGTCGGCCTCAAGCTGGGCGAGCACCTTCATCGCCGTGATTGCGCCGGCGGCAGCTCCCGGCACGGTCTGCGCCACGTCAGCTGTGGGGAGCCATGTGGTCTCGACCGAAACAGCTCTCCGCGTTTGTTCATCGGCGGTCCAGGTAGCCGAGCAGGTCCGGCCGATCGCGAATTCCAGCCGATGCCGGTACTGCAGGTCCAAGCGTCGCCGCTCGTCGTTGTCCTCGTCGTAGCTATCCTCCATGGCATCCCGAGTGGGCAGGAACATAGCCCCGCCACTGTTTGACTTTACCTTCAGCTTGGTCTGAAACAACCAGTCCTTCGGCGGCGCATCCATGCCAGTGACCCGGTCATTGGAGAGTGCGATCTCGACGATGATGCGATCCGGGAGCGGGAACAGTTCGACCCGCAGAGTGACGTCATCATCGAGCTCAATAGGTTTGAGAATTACGTGCTCGCCGGGGTCCTGTACGTCGATTTCGACCGACCGCTCGAACGGCGTCCGTTGCGAGTAGAGGATCTTGCGCCCGCCCTCGTTCTCCCGCCGACGGCCTTCGTACCTTCCCCAAGTAGCTATCACAGCGAGTACGCCGCAGTTCCGCGGTACCTGGAACCGCAAACCCATGGACGACGGATGTGTCAGGGCGCCCTTCGGCCCTTCGTCGCGATCTTCTTCGTCATCGGCCGTTCCAGTCTCCTGGTCCGTGTCGACCGGCACCCCCTGCTGCGGCAGGTGCTCCCGGTCGACGTCTGAGATGGCCTCACCAGTCTCGGCCGGGTCACCAGTTTCGTCTGCAGCGGTCTCACTTGTCGTGGCAATCGCCTGCTCCGGATCGATGGTGACCGGCGCCAACGCCCCGACGCTATATTGTGCCCGCGGCGTGCCGAGGATCTCCTCCTCGGCACCCTCACGTGGCCCGAGCAACTCCTGCTCGATGAGATCGACCAGATCGCCCCGCACCTGGGTCGACGACATGCCAGTCATCAGCGAGTCCTCCCATGATCCGCGTACCGTCCAATCTGCCACATCGGGCTGACACGCAATCGAGCCGCTCGCTCGTCGGAAGGGGCAGCGCCGAGTTGCCCTGCACTCCGGACCGGCAGCTGGCCAGTTGCGACGATCTCGTCGGCGCCCGTACCGCTGCAAGGACACCAACGAACAGGAGCTTCTTCGCTTCGCCAGCGTCGATTAGACCTGCGGGCCTCATACCCCCGCCAGGCTACGCCGCATTACCTCAGTCCTCTACTTTGAACAGCTGACCCTGATCGGGCAGATCTTACCCTCGGCGTGCGCGTTCCTGGTTCAATTCCATGAGGCGGTCGAGGATCTCGACGCGCGCTGCTGGCGAGACGGTCCAGCGTTCCATCTGGCGGTAGGTGTGGAAGCCGTGGTCCAACGGGAGTTCCTCCCAGCCGTAGGCATTCATCGTTTCCTCGTCGACCTCGACGTGAATCTGGCGCATTCGGTCCACATCCTCATCCCCCTCGACCTCAGGGTCGTTCACCAGGTTATAGAGCTTTGTCAGACCCAGCTGCCGACGCAGCATTATTTCGCGACGCTCTTCGTCAAGTTTTCGTCCCACTACCTCCAAAAGACGAGTCGGTTCGGGACGCGGAAAGGTCTCGAACACCCCAGAGGCCGTATAGCGAACATCCGCACGAATGGTCGAGCCGAACTTGACAGCCCACATCTGATGAAGGCTTGAGTCCAGAACGGATAGATCACAGAATGAATCCGTTGCAAACACCGTCAGCGCATGACTGAAAACCTGGCCAGTTGGAACCCGAACAGCCATTACAGAACTGCTGTGTTTGACGATCACCAGAACGGTTGAGAGAGACGCGATCGCTTGCCGAAGAGCCGGTCGCCTCTCACCATAAACCCACCATCGCTCCCGGAGCGACCTACGATTCACCTTCAGCCGTTCCGGCTTGACAACCTCCTCCACACGACGAAATGGTACGCGATAGCGACGCGCCTCTTCTTCCGAGCGATCATTGAAGTCAATCGCCCAGCGTACAGCACTCATATCGGGTCGACGATTGAGGTCCTCACCGCTCAGAAACGGGAAGAGGACCGCTTGGTTCGCTTCTTCGGATAGCCA
Protein-coding sequences here:
- the drmC gene encoding DISARM system phospholipase D-like protein DrmC; translated protein: MPAIARLGELLTSEEAGRIAADLRQRRRPNLAAKKAYRVNQVEVKVLLRELVGSDADVDCAVAALEGIAAVPRVARPDIVWTNPRDVPGAEGRTTKAALDLINRAEGSVYAATYSASWGSPHLVALRNALKRGVDVTVVVDTAQRRDTAEMISDMLAGAQIWTLEQPANDTYAVQHAKLITVDDREALVTSANFSKAAAERSLECGLLSTDIAISTGLRERLELLHQYGVLVDLD
- a CDS encoding DUF1998 domain-containing protein — its product is MTQQTADDGLVVVREPVTVGTAELDPGGDVEQNNPKNRARVGSIRPSAMLYTNGIGATIDLPHLAVMPHGLEAWDRIYARRPIIDVILERRLLELVRSHLGGQVSELRKPPWAPEEKDYAGSDAVDLGIPSRIFPQWLRCTGCGLLAPVSHELFAYQNTNRYRPDQAKFVHKKCKGFQGKGGGSDQAVVPARYLIACVAGHLDEFPYVAWVHRGRTCASGDAFPQLRMREWKSNIGPDVQLMCLSCDYRRGMREATGRAAEDKLPYCRGRHAHLDAFYPCEHQGRLMMLGAANQWFPSTLSLLALPREEAATPEEIAPDLRALPKVALDGPQDASAIGMFRMMASSIAQTDVFDDVPDDVLWQAVRLARGDSLPNEATLPEKRADPRTILGPEWAVLTDEQKYTRHSGMADFRAVRRDVPELLADVVVETVAVEKLKKVNAFIGFTRIDALDRMDDARERVAPLTRNGRPTWVPATEDRGEGVFLRFDESVIAPWEESIENLRVWCRFKEAHRLNFRRRTSRTADALDPDDRFPPPRYWAIHTLSHLLIREAAMSSGYGSASLTERIYAWKGDDDHLPAAGLLISTTASDSEGTLGGLVELAKPDKLEDLTAKALRRGLRCSSDPICGHRVPEGKEEFLHGAACHFCLFLSETSCERTNRFLDRRMLLRLVEDPKVKTPGLFERLVEVR
- the drmA gene encoding DISARM system helicase DrmA; the protein is MTGMSSTQVRGDLVDLIEQELLGPREGAEEEILGTPRAQYSVGALAPVTIDPEQAIATTSETAADETGDPAETGEAISDVDREHLPQQGVPVDTDQETGTADDEEDRDEGPKGALTHPSSMGLRFQVPRNCGVLAVIATWGRYEGRRRENEGGRKILYSQRTPFERSVEIDVQDPGEHVILKPIELDDDVTLRVELFPLPDRIIVEIALSNDRVTGMDAPPKDWLFQTKLKVKSNSGGAMFLPTRDAMEDSYDEDNDERRRLDLQYRHRLEFAIGRTCSATWTADEQTRRAVSVETTWLPTADVAQTVPGAAAGAITAMKVLAQLEADGAEAAFGPLIDGYSAWLAGQQAIADNELPEHLRETAEDAIGEAEVVAERLREGMELLKNDQQALQAFQFMNRAMRDQRIHSQVAAARASDESKKINDVLAELIAREPDDPSVASWRPFQLAFVLLQLPALTDPAHPYRSGGAANVELLFFPTGGGKTEAYLGLAAYTFAIRRLQGKVETDDGMLDGGDGVAVLMRYTLRLLTSQQFQRAAALVCAAELIRQEDAVTWGEKPFSIGLWVGSAVSPKRYKDAERQVIEARGENSWRAHGLTVLQLQRCPWCGTKIDPKRDVVADPNTERVRVYCGDHKRGDCAFSVDGDADGALPITTVDDEIYRNPPTFLLATVDKFARLAREGEAASLFGYVDEWCSRHGYRHRDARGGCGQAQSHNMKGKLPKVVMQKVDRLRPPDLIIQDELHLITGALGTAVGVFENAVDLLSSYSREGVMIRPLVVASTATVANADRQVEALYGRGVDVFPPQVLDVRYTYFSEEKPVSDGAPGRKYLGVCAHGIRLTLAEIRLAEVLLLAGQKLLDTHGDAADPYLTTVGYFSAVRELAGMRRYLDDDVTIRVTGNTEPFPRRTTDREGLEIGELTSRISAEDISKTLDKLSRPFSRRWSTQGRAEHRAAVADAKKAGKTPPPWGEKPYDVVLATSMLQVGVDVPRLGLMLVVGQPKNTAEYIQASSRVGRDAKKPGLVVSLANWSRPRDMAHFEQFRHYHETFYAQVEALSVTPYSDTAMERGLMGVLVSVARVSQRSLSAEGGAGQLPSEMPRVQNLVEQLVHRAGPAADTPEAADRMRLKLLQRLDRWHDKAAEANGQLFYERRPQNKVGWPLLISPETKLPKQADRVFVVANSMREVQPEINLLVSPSLERLAFKEPPDRPEWEFPEEVSQ